The following are encoded in a window of Phaseolus vulgaris cultivar G19833 chromosome 3, P. vulgaris v2.0, whole genome shotgun sequence genomic DNA:
- the LOC137808301 gene encoding uncharacterized protein isoform X3: MAANSGTKYVSVNLNKSYGQHSTSLGSVRTQRPGAAVAPSRPRSSHKAGPKLSVPPPLNLPSLRKEHERFDSLGSGGGPAGPGGSGSGSRPSSAGLGWTKPVTEDVSRPVIQGKPTVAAAAPVLSAVLRGEDFPSLRATLAPVPGPNQKIQENLNSIPIPKQKYSLADENVFIDEKKEGPSVNDHSSVSRSVNVVGGGDDGRGSRVVNTKYGVGRKQEEYFPGPLPLVRLNPRSDWADDERDTGHGLIREGRDHGFSKGEAYWDFDMPRVGVLPHKHDKRGPLRGSEVGKVLNSEVEAFDRMGPEGNSWKTSNLSIPKDAGNERNGIGVGARPSSGSRDVGKDGNKYVPSPFRDDDVGKRDFGRRDGQGGKQKPWNNVVEPYGDRTREQLNRNRADSVQSSVSRSAFSSGGKGLSVNDPLLNFGREKRALPKSEKNLLEDPFMKDFTGSGFDGRDLFSGGLVGVVKKKKDVLKQTDFHDPVRESFEAELERVQRMQEQERQRIIEEQERAMELARREEEERLRQAREQEERQRRLEEEAREAAWRAEQERMEALRKAEEQRLAREEEKQRIILEEDRRKHAAKQKLLELEQKIARRQAEAAKSGSNAIVVEEKMPAIVNEKETCRATDGGDWEDSERMVDRILTSASSDSSSVSRPLEMGSRSHFSRDLSSTFVDRGKPLNSWRRDTYENWNSSAFFPQEQENSHNSPRRDLSIGGKTFMRKEYNGGSGLVSSRTYYKGTISEPHLDEYAHVKPQRWNQSADGDHLSRNTADIDSDFHENYFERFGDGWTQGRTRGNPFPQFPERTYPNSESDGPYALGRSRYSVRQPRVPPPPSVGSVHRTYKNENEHPGPSAFLENEMHYNQATRSDSILPTGYDNGNRGQPEVGDGRPETAENEDHKVETTPRCDSQSSLSVSSPPSSPTHLSHDDLDDSGDSHTIPTSEDSKSAPLTAPDNESITTPAGAGNDNVVTPCAVSSGEDDEWTTENNEQFQEQEEYEDEDYQEEDEVHEGDDHAQLNQDFDDMHLQEKGLPHLMDNLVLGFDEGVQVGMPNEEFERISKDEETTFMAQASGLTLEERISYDEDHTNLQPVNETSQVNSTSSVFQESEKPAQDLVIQPSNVVSDSLGNVEASNGLLTHHSTPSSVTIAPYYSSSGQAVTSNVAAAPSQAEVPIKLQFGLFSGPSLIPSPVPAIQIGSIQMPLHLHPQVGTPLSHMHPSQPPLFQFGQLRYTSPISQGIMPLGPQSMSFVQPNMPSTFSYNQQPGGQMPVQTGPETSDSFIKNEMRHHSVDSQAGNSRNKLPQGSLPREDAGNITGIKQGRIEAAHDSNNSTRTSTSFPLDKQGNQNVVGKNSNIPSNSKESDVHATIRDSQHHSVSKENFTESRTQFPASGGRGKRYIFTVKNSNSRPSGPSARVNRPEPGGFMRRPRRNMQRTEFRVRESGDKRQSTSSVLTDQFGLENKSNTNGRGAGIPGRPGPRKGTNNKLGKQIVESATENTQGMDSGSRVEKVDGKESTKTQNFSHTGNLKRNLCSEDDVDAPLQSGVIRVFEQPGIEAPSDEDDFIEVRSKRQMLNDRREQREKEIKAKSRVAKVQRRPRSSSQSVVAVANPTKGSMTPVEVVNSIHAAFVAAEVRGMAKMDASSGFNSSILSQALPPIGTPPLKIDSQTDLRSQISRSLQTSVPAVSGSENDPGSGVIFESKNKVLDNVQTSLGSWSNAQISQQVMALTQTQLDEAMKPQQFDSQASVGNITGAVNEPSLPTSSILTKEKTFSSAASPINSLLAGEKIQFGAVTSPTVLPSSSRVVSHGIGPPRSSRSDMQMTHTLAGSDNDCSLFFDKEKHGNKSHGHLEDCDAEAEAEAAASAVAVAAISSDEIVGSGLGNCSVPATDGKSFVAADIDRVVAGVGVEKQSGSQSRSEEPLSVSLPADLSVETPPISLWPPLPSTRNSSGQMISHFPSVPPHFPSGPPSHFPFYEMNPMMGGPVFAFGPHDESASTTQSQPQNSTTSASRPIGSWQQCHSGVESFYGPPTGFTGPFIAPPGGIPGVQGPPHMVVYNHFAPVGQFGQVGLSFMGTTYIPSGKQPDWKHVPTSSATGAGEGDMNSMNMASSQRNPANMPSPIQHLAPGSPLMPMASPVAMFDVSPFQPSTEMSVQARWPRVPNSQLPLSMPLQQLEGVQTSQFSHGPSVDQPLNAKRFTGSRASTSSDGDRSFPRTADVNVNQLPDELGLVDTSNSTATKNAQSVVNKTPSVIPITEAVKVDVQNGSGNQHASSSFKNQPSQVNISAQQSDHSSGHTNYQRGGVSQRNNSGGEWSHRRGHQGRNQSLGSDKNFSSTKVKQIYVAKQTISGASTVS; this comes from the exons ATGGCGGCCAATTCTGGCACCAAATATGTCTCAGTGAATCTGAACAAGTCCTATGGCCAGCATTCCACCTCCCTTGGATCCGTCCGTACGCAGCGCCCAGGAGCCGCAGTGGCTCCTTCGCGGCCACGCAGTTCACACAAGGCTGGGCCCAAACTTTCCGTTCCGCCCCCCTTGAACCTTCCTTCTCTGCGGAAGGAGCATGAGCGCTTCGATTCGCTGGGATCAGGAGGTGGGCCTGCTGGCCCCGGTGGTTCTGGAAGCGGTTCGAGGCCAAGTTCGGCAGGTTTGGGCTGGACCAAACCCGTGACGGAGGATGTGTCGCGGCCTGTAATCCAAGGCAAACCCACCGTGGCCGCCGCTGCACCGGTTTTGTCTGCTGTTTTGAGAGGAGAGGATTTTCCTTCCCTGCGGGCCACCTTGGCACCTGTGCCCGGCCCAAATCAGAAGATCCAGGAGAATTTGAATTCCATTCCGATTCCGAAGCAGAAATATTCACTTGCTGATGAAAATGTGTTTATTGATGAGAAGAAGGAGGGTCCTTCTGTTAATGATCATTCCAGTGTTTCTCGCAGTGTGAATGTGGTTGGTGGTGGTGATGATGGGCGTGGTTCTCGGGTTGTGAATACGAAGTATGGTGTTGGGAGGAAGCAGGAGGAGTATTTTCCGGGTCCTCTTCCGCTGGTTAGGTTGAATCCACGGTCAGATTGGGCAGATGATGAGCGTGACACGGGCCATGGTTTGATCAGGGAAGGTAGGGATCATGGTTTTTCCAAGGGGGAGGCTTATTGGGATTTTGATATGCCTAGGGTTGGTGTTTTGCCTCATAAGCATGATAAGAGGGGACCACTGAGGGGCAGTGAAGTGGGAAAGGTTTTGAACAGTGAAGTAGAGGCTTTTGATAGAATGGGTCCTGAAGGGAATTCCTGGAAGACTTCGAATTTGTCCATTCCTAAGGATGCTGGAAATGAGAGAAATGGTATTGGTGTTGGAGCGAGGCCGTCAAGTGGGAGTCGAGATGTGGGGAAGGATGGTAACAAGTATGTTCCTTCACCTTTTAGAGATGATGATGTTGGAAAGAGGGATTTTGGAAGGAGAGATGGTCAGGGTGGGAAACAGAAGCCTTGGAATAATGTGGTGGAACCTTATGGTGATCGGACTCGTGAGCAACTCAACAGAAACAGAGCTGATTCTGTCCAGAGCTCGGTTTCAAGATCTGCATTTTCCTCGGGTGGTAAGGGTCTGTCTGTTAATGATCCTCTGCTTAATTTTGGTAGAGAGAAGCGGGCTTTGCCTAAGAGTGAAAAGAATTTGTTGGAGGATccgtttatgaaagattttacAGGTTCTGGTTTTGATGGAAGGGATTTGTTTTCGGGTGGTCTTGTTGGGGTGGTTAAGAAGAAGAAGGATGTGCTGAAGCAAACTGATTTTCATGATCCTGTGAGAGAATCCTTTGAGGCTGAGCTTGAAAGGGTTCAGAGGATGCAAGAACAGGAGCGACAGCGAATAATTGAGGAGCAAGAAAGGGCAATGGAGTTGGCTCGCAGAGAAGAGGAGGAAAGATTAAGGCAGGCTAGAGAACAGGAAGAGAGGCAGAGGAGATTGGAAGAAGAAGCGAGAGAGGCAGCATGGAGAGCGGAACAAGAGAGAATGGAAGCTTTGCGGAAGGCTGAAGAGCAGAGGTTAGCCAGGGAAGAGGAGAAACAAAGGATCATTTTAGAAGAAGATAGGAGGAAACATGCTGCAAAGCAGAAGCTTTTAGAATTGGAGCAAAAGATTGCTAGGAGGCAGGCTGAGGCAGCCAAAAGTGGCAGTAATGCTATTGTTGTGGAAGAGAAAATGCCTGCAATAGTGAATGAGAAAGAAACATGTAGAGCTACAGATGGGGGTGATTGGGAAGATAGTGAAAGAATGGTAGATAGGATATTGACTTCGGCATCTTCTGATTCGTCAAGTGTGAGTAGGCCATTGGAGATGGGCTCTAGGTCTCATTTCTCTAGAGATTTATCTTCCACCTTTGTGGATAGAGGAAAACCACTTAATTCATGGAGAAGAGATACATATGAGAATTGGAACAGCTCTGCGTTTTTTCCACAAGAGCAGGAGAATAGTCATAACAGTCCCCGCAGAGATTTATCAATTGGTGGAAAGACATTTATGAGGAAAGAATATAATGGCGGGTCTGGATTGGTGTCTTCTAGGACGTATTATAAAGGAACAATTTCCGAGCCTCATTTAGATGAATATGCTCATGTAAAACCGCAGAGGTGGAATCAATCTGCAGATGGAGATCATCTTAGCAGAAATACAGCAGATATTGATTCTGATTTTcatgaaaattattttgaaagatTTGGGGATGGTTGGACGCAGGGCCGCACCCGTGGCAATCCATTTCCTCAATTCCCTGAGCGTACATATCCAAATTCTGAATCAGATGGACCCTATGCCTTGGGAAGGTCACGGTATTCTGTGAGGCAGCCTCGAGTACCTCCTCCTCCTTCAGTAGGTTCCGTACATAGAACTTACAAGAATGAAAATGAACACCCTGGCCCTTCTGCTTTCCTAGAAAATGAGATGCATTATAATCAAGCAACCAGGAGTGACTCTATCCTGCCAACTGGTTATGACAATGGGAATCGAGGACAACCTGAAGTAGGGGATGGCCGGCCAGAGACTGCCGAGAACGAGGACCATAAAGTGGAAACCACCCCTAGGTGTGATTCTCAGTCCTCACTCTCTGTTTCAAGCCCCCCAAGTTCTCCAACACATCTCTCCCATGATGATTTGGATGACTCGGGAGATTCCCATACCATACCGACTTCTGAAGATAGCAAAAGTGCTCCCCTCACAGCACCAGATAATGAATCCATTACAACACCGGCTGGAGCTGGAAATGACAATGTAGTTACTCCATGTGCTGTCTCTAGTGGTGAAGATGATGAATGGACTACTGAGAATAATGAGCAGTTCCAGGAACAAGAAgaatatgaagatgaagattatcAGGAGGAAGATGAAGTGCATGAAGGAGATGACCATGCTCAACTTAACCAGGATTTCGACGATATGCATTTGCAGGAGAAAGGTTTGCCCCACCTGATGGATAATCTGGTATTAGGATTTGATGAGGGTGTCCAGGTTGGGATGCCTAATGAAGAGTTTGAAAGGATATCGAAAGACGAAGAAACTACATTTATGGCTCAAGCTTCTGGCCTCACCCTAGAAGAACGCATATCTTATGACGAAGACCACACGAACCTCCAACCTGTTAATGAAACTTCTCAGGTCAATAGCACTTCCAGTGTGTTCCAGGAATCAGAGAAGCCAGCTCAGGATTTGGTCATTCAGCCTAGTAATGTGGTATCTGACAGTTTAGGTAATGTGGAAGCTTCTAATGGCCTGTTGACCCACCATAGTACACCAAGTTCAGTTACTATTGCCCCTTACTATTCGTCTTCTGGTCAAGCTGTTACCTCTAATGTAGCTGCTGCTCCAAGTCAAGCTGAGGTACCCATTAAGCTTCAATTTGGTCTGTTTTCTGGTCCATCTTTGATACCGTCACCCGTACCAGCCATACAGATTGGTTCTATACAGATGCCATTGCATCTGCATCCACAGGTTGGCACACCCCTTTCTCACATGCATCCATCACAGCCTCCTTTGTTTCAATTTGGCCAGCTAAGATATACATCTCCCATATCACAAGGTATAATGCCTCTTGGTCCTCAATCAATGTCATTTGTTCAGCCTAATATGCCATCCACTTTCTCTTATAATCAACAACCTGGGGGTCAAATGCCAGTTCAAACTGGTCCAGAAACTTCTGACTCCTTTATAAAAAATGAGATGAGGCACCATTCTGTTGACAGCCAAGCAGGTAATTCTAGAAATAAGTTACCACAAGGATCACTGCCAAGGGAGGATGCAGGAAATATCACTGGAATAAAGCAGGGTCGAATTGAGGCTGCCCATGATTCTAATAATAGCACCAGGACTTCTACTAGTTTCCCATTGGACAAGCAGGGGAACCAAAATGTAGTTGGGAAGAACAGCAATATTCCATCCAATTCTAAAGAATCAGATGTTCATGCCACCATTAGAGATTCTCAGCATCATTCAGTTTCAAAGGAGAATTTTACTGAGTCAAGAACTCAATTTCCCGCATCTGGTGGTAGGGGAAAGCGATATATCTTTACTGTGAAAAATTCAAACTCAAGACCATCAGGCCCATCTGCAAGGGTTAATCGCCCAGAACCTGGAGGATTTATGAGGAGGCCTCGTCGGAATATGCAGCGCACTGAGTTTCGAGTTCGGGAAAGTGGTGATAAGAGGCAGTCTACTAGTTCTGTTTTGACTGATCAGTTTGGGTTGGAGAACAAGTCAAATACCAATGGAAGGGGAGCAGGCATACCTGGAAGGCCTGGTCCTAGGAAGGGTACGAACAATAAATTGGGAAAACAGATTGTAGAATCAGCTACAGAAAACACACAAGGGATGGATTCTGGAAGCAGAGTTGAAAAGGTTGATGGAAAAGAATCAACAAAGACTCAGAATTTCTCACATACTGGAAATCTCAAAAGGAACTTGTGTTCTGAGGATGATGTTGATGCTCCATTGCAAAGTGGAGTTATACGTGTGTTTGAGCAACCTGGAATTGAAGCTCCTAGTGATGAAGATGACTTTATTGAAGTTCGATCAAAGAGGCAAATGTTAAATGATCGACGAGaacagagagagaaagaaattaAGGCCAAGTCTCGGGTTGCAAAG GTCCAAAGGAGACCCCGTTCCAGTTCACAAAGTGTTGTGGCCGTGGCCAATCCTACCAAAGGATCCATGACTCCAGTTGAAGTGGTTAACAGTATCCATGCTGCTTTTGTTGCTGCTGAAGTGCGTGGAATGGCGAAGATGGATGCCTCATCTGGATTTAATTCAAGCATATTGTCCCAAGCATTACCTCCAATAGGAACACCTCCTTTGAAAATTGATTCTCAAACTGATTTAAGATCTCAGATAAGCAG GTCACTTCAGACAAGTGTTCCAGCAGTTTCTGGTAGTGAAAATGACCCTGGGTCCGGTGTGATATTTGAAAGCAAGAACAAGGTTTTAGATAATGTTCAGACATCTTTGGGCTCTTGGAGTAATGCACAAATTAGTCAACAG GTAATGGCACTTACACAGACACAACTTGATGAGGCTATGAAGCCTCAACAGTTTGATTCACAGGCTTCTGTTGGCAATATAACAGGCGCTGTTAATGAACCCAGTTTGCCAACATCTTCCATTTTGACAAAGGAGAAAACCTTCTCGTCTGCAGCCAGTCCAATTAATTCCTTGCTTGCTGGAGAGAAAATTCAGTTTG GGGCAGTGACATCTCCAACCGTTCTTCCATCTAGCAGCCGTGTTGTGTCTCATGGCATTGGTCCACCTCGATCATCTAGATCGGACATGCAAATGACCCACACTCTTGCTGGATCGGATAATGATTGCAGTCTTTTCTTTGATAAGGAGAAACATGGTAATAAATCTCATGGTCATTTGGAAGATTGCGATGCAGAAGCTGAAGCTGAAGCTGCTGCTTCAGCTGTTGCTGTTGCTGCCATTAGTAGTGATGAGATTGTCGGAAGTGGATTGGGTAATTGTTCCGTCCCTGCTACAGATGGTAAAAGTTTTGTAGCTGCTGATATTGATAGGGTGGTAGCAG GAGTAGGTGTTGAGAAGCAGTCAGGTAGTCAATCTAGATCCGAGGAGCCTCTTAGTGTATCCCTTCCAGCCGACTTATCTGTTGAGACTCCACCAATATCCTTGTGGCCTCCATTACCAAGTACACGAAATTCCTCGGGTCAAATGATTTCCCATTTTCCTTCTGTCCCTCCTCATTTTCCTTCAGGCCCTCCCTCTCATTTTCCTTTCTATGAAATGAATCCGATGATGGGTGGTCCTGTCTTTGCTTTTGGACCACATGACGAATCTGCATCTACAACACAGTCACAGCCTCAAAATAGTACTACATCAGCGTCAAGGCCGATTGGAAGCTGGCAACAGTGCCATTCCGGTGTGGAATCTTTTTATGGACCTCCAACTGGATTTACTGGCCCTTTTATTGCTCCTCCCGGAGGCATTCCAGGAGTCCAGGGGCCACCACACATGGTTGTTTATAACCACTTCGCTCCTGTTGGACAATTTGGTCAAGTTGGCTTGAGTTTCATGGGTACTACTTATATCCCTTCTGGAAAGCAGCCTGATTGGAAACACGTCCCTACTTCTTCTGCCACAGGGGCAGGTGAAGGGGATATGAACAGTATGAATATGGCATCTTCGCAGCGGAATCCTGCTAACATGCCATCTCCAATTCAACATCTTGCCCCTGGTTCACCACTTATGCCAATGGCCTCTCCTGTGGCTATGTTTGACGTTTCGCCTTTCCAG CCCTCGACTGAGATGTCAGTACAAGCTCGATGGCCACGTGTTCCTAATTCGCAACTACCTCTGTCAATGCCATTGCAGCAACTAGAAGGGGTGCAGACTTCTCAATTCAGCCATGGCCCTTCTGTTGACCAGCCGTTAAATGCCAAGAGGTTTACTGGTTCTCGAGCTTCAACATCATCAGATGGTGATAGGAGTTTTCCTAGAACTGCAGATGTGAATGTTAACCAATTGCCTGATGAACTTGGATTGGTGGATACTTCAAACTCTACTGCTACCAAGAATGCACAGAGTGTTGTGAACAAGACTCCATCCGTGATTCCCATTACAGAAGCTGTGAAGGTTGATGTTCAGAATGGCAGTGGTAACCAGCATGCAAGTTCTTCTTTTAAGAATCAGCCCTCACAAGTTAATATTTCGGCCCAGCAGTCTGACCATTCCTCAGGACATACTAATTATCAGAGGGGTGGTGTTTCTCAGAGAAATAATTCTGGTGGTGAATGGTCGCATCGTAGAGGGCACCAGGGAAGAAATCAATCTCTGGGTTCAGACAAGAACTTTTCCTCGACAAAGGTAAAGCAAATATATGTGGCTAAACAGACTATTAGTGGGGCATCAACAGTATCATGA